The following coding sequences are from one Arachis hypogaea cultivar Tifrunner chromosome 7, arahy.Tifrunner.gnm2.J5K5, whole genome shotgun sequence window:
- the LOC112701164 gene encoding uncharacterized protein codes for MSISGGASSTSSAAITDCDELGIVVAEEAEHVRERIFWGSDNAYKRQIYKAAITGDWSKALRYNITDPTRLCCLLTKQGDTALHIAVSMEQTSFVENLIDHMSLEDMQIRKVDGNTAFSMAAISGNLQIAKLLLHKNPGLVWIKGHKNMLPIELACWANQPLMVNYLFENTRLDYLNRQLLSIEEDIVRVFFLALTTSNYSVASSLLDMYSELATAENNDGLTALEVIAKLPSEGDEAGYRDIVRMVFEHMEGEEFECARISKAMFDAAKLGNDIILEFMFGYNANLLMEVNSKGQSLLHIAILNRRVTTYQLILRKGAYTNAILQFLDFKGNNILHYAGKLSAAERFGTPCHSLLLSEERWFQEVASIVPGAFKNMKNVKGRTPEEIFYKKHKELHERAMSEQNKTANNFMIIGTLVTTLAVTAALTIRTNTVQGPTPVFKEITWYILFLLSVVVVTTVLVLSMLFFTSVIHSPRKQKMFDQVNARHRKIAIRCLLLFLFIITITFTALCSAVLIFSFFPKWIFIFIIALSSVPLVFCGKIYGFATSISLLVHKNDLF; via the exons ATGTCTATATCCGGTGGTGCAAGTAGTACCTCATCAGCAGCTATAACAG ATTGCGACGAACTGGGTATTGTAGTGGCGGAAGAAGCAGAGCATGTAAGAGAACGCATTTTTTGGGGATCAGATA ATGCGTATAAAAGGCAGATATATAAGGCAGCCATTACAGGGGATTGGAGTAAAGCTTTAAGATATAATATAACTGATCCTACTCGGCTCTGTTGTCTTTTGACTAAGCAAGGAGACACAGCTCTTCACATTGCAGTGAGCATGGAACAAACCAGCTTTGTAGAAAACTTAATAGATCATATGAGTCTGGAAGACATGCAAATTCGCAAGGTAGATGGCAACACTGCCTTTTCTATGGCTGCCATTTCAGGGAACCTGCAAATTGCTAAATTACTACTTCACAAGAATCCAGGATTGGTTTGGATTAAAGGACACAAAAACATGCTTCCAATTGAATTGGCATGTTGGGCTAATCAGCCTCTTATGGTGAATTATTTGTTTGAAAATACTCGACTGGATTATTTGAACCGTCAGTTATtatccattgaagaagacattgTTAGGGTGTTTTTCTTGGCTCTTACCACCAGCAATTATA GTGTGGCATCTTCATTGTTGGATATGTATTCCGAACTTGCCACAGCCGAAAACAATGACGGACTAACTGCATTGGAAGTCATTGCCAAATTGC CCTCGGAGGGTGATGAAGCTGGATATAGAGACATTGTGCGTATGGTATTTGAGCATATGGAAGGGGAAGAGTTTGAGTGTGCAAGAATTTCAAAAGCAATGTTTGATGCAGCAAAATTAGGAAACGacataattttagaatttatgTTTGGATACAATGCAAATTTGTTGATGGAAGTGAATTCAAAGGGGCAAAGCTTACTTCACATAGCCATTCTAAATCGACGAGTAACTACATACCAACTAATATTGAGGAAGGGTGCATACACCAATGCTATTCTGCAATTCCTTGATTTTAAGGGAAACAATATTCTTCACTATGCTGGAAAGCTTTCAGCTGCAGAAAGATTTGGAACACCTTGTCATTCTCTACTTCTCAGTGAGGAACGATGGTTTCAG GAAGTGGCAAGCATAGTTCCAGGTGCAtttaaaaacatgaaaaatgtGAAAGGACGAACTCCAGAGGAAATATTTTATAAGAAACACAAAGAGCTTCATGAAAGAGCTATGTCAGAACAGAATAAAACAGCAAACAATTTTATGATTATTGGAACTCTTGTTACCACCTTGGCTGTAACTGCTGCTCTCACTATTCGGACCAACACTGTTCAAGGACCAACTCCTGTCTTTAAAGAGATCACATGGTACATATTATTCCTTCTATCAGTAGTTGTTGTAACAACCGTCCTTGTTCTTTCAATGCTCTTCTTCACTTCAGTTATACACAGCCCACGCAAGCAGAAAATGTTTGACCAGGTCAATGCTCGTCATCGGAAGATTGCAATACGgtgtttgcttctttttctttttataatcaCCATTACTTTCACTGCTCTTTGTTCTGCTGTTTTAATCTTCTCTTTCTTCCCCAAATGGATCTTCATTTTCATAATTGCACTTTCTTCTGTGCCATTGGTCTTCTGTGGTAAGATCTATGGTTTTGCTACCTCAATAAGTCTTTTGGTACATAAGAATGATCTTTTCTGA